A single region of the Plantactinospora soyae genome encodes:
- a CDS encoding helix-turn-helix domain-containing protein produces MTAAALKEATYLPEADQEVAKVYDFLKAHERAGLGPVEPRYFLAGATPGDRVELPAEIYGMLRQVVEALQQGFAVTVAPRTLTLTTQQAADLLGVSRPTVVKLLDEGKIPFERVGTHRRVLLPDLLVYREQRRAEQYAALEATSVSIDDEEDLDAVLQRLREARRTVARRRRGLTE; encoded by the coding sequence ATGACTGCAGCTGCTCTGAAGGAAGCCACCTACCTGCCGGAGGCTGATCAGGAGGTCGCCAAGGTCTATGACTTCTTGAAGGCTCATGAGAGGGCCGGCCTAGGGCCGGTGGAGCCGCGGTACTTCCTGGCCGGAGCCACTCCCGGCGACCGAGTCGAACTTCCGGCTGAAATCTACGGAATGCTTCGCCAGGTAGTCGAGGCTCTGCAGCAGGGGTTCGCAGTCACTGTGGCTCCTCGGACCCTGACGTTGACGACTCAGCAAGCTGCCGACCTGCTAGGAGTTAGCCGGCCTACCGTCGTCAAGCTGCTCGATGAGGGCAAAATTCCATTTGAACGAGTGGGAACCCACCGTCGGGTCCTGCTGCCCGACCTACTCGTCTACAGGGAGCAGCGCAGGGCCGAGCAGTACGCCGCGCTGGAAGCCACGTCAGTAAGTATCGACGACGAAGAAGACCTAGATGCAGTGCTGCAGCGACTGCGCGAGGCACGCCGCACAGTCGCGCGTCGCCGAAGGGGCCTGACAGAATAG
- a CDS encoding PIN domain-containing protein produces the protein MFTALLDTCVLWPSLQRDFLLSLAIEGMYRPVWSAVILEELEYEERVKWIERGEEDALATRRARHLIEQMRQHFDDAEVTGWEGLEGTYGLPDPDDEHLVAAAFVGSAGAIITHNIRDLPQSKMPAGVQVLPPQEFAANTVSLDPVRARAAVAAIARRSGRVGPTRTEEDIMETLSERYRMTSAVEVMRRASVGASGLRITRPRDGGSARPTRTPG, from the coding sequence GTGTTCACAGCCCTCCTCGATACCTGTGTTCTCTGGCCCAGTCTGCAGCGCGACTTCCTGCTGTCTCTTGCGATTGAGGGCATGTATCGGCCCGTGTGGAGCGCGGTCATCCTCGAAGAGTTGGAGTATGAGGAGAGGGTGAAGTGGATCGAGCGAGGCGAAGAGGACGCCCTGGCGACTAGGCGGGCACGACACCTTATCGAGCAGATGCGTCAGCACTTCGACGATGCGGAAGTCACTGGGTGGGAAGGCCTGGAGGGCACATATGGCCTTCCCGACCCTGACGATGAGCATCTGGTTGCCGCCGCGTTCGTGGGCAGCGCTGGGGCGATCATCACCCACAACATCCGAGACCTGCCCCAGAGCAAGATGCCTGCTGGGGTGCAGGTTCTCCCGCCGCAGGAGTTCGCAGCGAACACTGTTTCTCTGGATCCTGTAAGGGCTCGCGCCGCCGTCGCCGCAATAGCGAGGCGATCGGGAAGGGTAGGTCCTACCCGGACCGAAGAGGACATCATGGAAACCCTCTCGGAGCGTTACAGAATGACGTCTGCGGTAGAGGTGATGCGCCGGGCCTCGGTTGGCGCCTCGGGCCTGAGGATTACGCGGCCTCGGGACGGTGGATCGGCACGTCCCACCAGAACCCCGGGATAG